Proteins encoded in a region of the Vicia villosa cultivar HV-30 ecotype Madison, WI linkage group LG5, Vvil1.0, whole genome shotgun sequence genome:
- the LOC131604362 gene encoding uncharacterized protein LOC131604362 → MDAHKVQFGTHMLKKEAEDWWVNTAQRFEEEDCRGKKEMEFLGLKKGNGTVAEYAAKFQELIKYCPHYNTMNVERSKCLKFVNGLRHDIKKAIGYQHITHFLELVNKSHIYDEDSRESASHYKASNDGKGKGQYRGKPYDDKNKKYGYGGKPSGGGSRAPVKCFKCGVEGHRANECNKKLLSVSSVTC, encoded by the exons ATGGACGCGCATaaagtgcagtttggtactcacatgctcaAGAAAgaagctgaggattggtgggTTAACACTGCTCAGAGGTTTGAAGAAGAGG ATTGTCGCGGGAAGAAAGAGATGGAATTTCTTGGATTGAAGAAAGGGAATGGAACTGTGGCGGAGTATGCTGCAAAATTCCAAGAGTTGATCAAGTATTGTCCCCATTACAATACTATGAATGTTGAGAGGTcaaagtgtttgaaatttgtgaaCGGTTTGAGGCATGACATTAAGAAGGCTATCGGTTACCAACATATTACTCATTTTTTagagttggttaacaagagtcaTATTTATGACGAagatagtagggagagtgcttctcactacaaggctTCGAATGATGGAAAAGGGAAAGGTCAATACCGTGGAAAACCGTACGATGATAAGAATAAGAAATATGGTTATGGCGGAAAGCCAAGTGGGGGGggatctagagctccggttaagtgcttcaagtgtggtgtcGAAGGACATCGTGCTAATGAATGCAACAAAAAATTGTTaagtgtttcaagtgtgacaTGCTAG